In Musa acuminata AAA Group cultivar baxijiao chromosome BXJ2-8, Cavendish_Baxijiao_AAA, whole genome shotgun sequence, one genomic interval encodes:
- the LOC103994465 gene encoding defensin Ec-AMP-D2, whose protein sequence is MEDSRRMLPAIVLLFLLLISSDMGMTSVEARKCESASHKFKGLCFRASNCANVCKTEGFHGGHCRGLRRRCFCTKHCNSAT, encoded by the exons ATGGAGGATTCTCGGAGAATGCTTCCAGCCATCGTTCTGCTCTTCCTGCTACTGATCTCCTCTG ACATGGGGATGACATCAGTGGAAGCGAGGAAGTGCGAGTCGGCGAGCCACAAGTTCAAGGGGCTCTGCTTTCGGGCCAGCAACTGTGCAAATGTCTGCAAGACAGAAGGCTTCCATGGAGGCCATTGCAGGGGCCTCCGTCGCCGATGCTTCTGCACCAAGCATTGCAACTCTGCTACATGA